A window of Balearica regulorum gibbericeps isolate bBalReg1 chromosome Z, bBalReg1.pri, whole genome shotgun sequence contains these coding sequences:
- the RIC1 gene encoding guanine nucleotide exchange factor subunit RIC1 isoform X6, producing the protein MKKVLDLQASITSLQSMLEDLLVATADGFLHLVHWDGMTNGRKAINLCTVPFSVDLQSSRAGSFLGFEDVYIRDMEYCATLDGFAVVFNDGRVGFITPMSSRFTAEQLHGVWAQDVIDGTCVAVNNKYRLMAFGCANGSVQVYTIDTATGAMQFSHKLELTPKQYPDIWNKTGPVKLIRWSPDSCVVMVTWECGGLSLWSVFGAQLICTLGGDFAYQSDGAKKDPLKISSMTWGSEGYHLWVIDGNPSTNMKPDRDANNEAHQFGILQFHFIKSALTVNPCMSNQEQVLLQGEDRLYLNCGDATQAQSPRSTSARSEHKPTRERGPFSDGNLDSQGLSTLLGHRHWHVVQIHSTYLESNWPIRFSAIDKLGQNVAVVGKFGFAHYSLLTKKWKLFGNITQEQNMMVTGGLAWWNDFIVLACYNLNDHQEELRIYLRTSNLDNAFAHITKVQADTLLLSVFRDIIILFRADCSICLYSIERRPEGLNPTASIQVLQEVSMSRYIPHPFLVVSVTLTSVRTETGITLKMPQQACEAESIMLNLAGQLIMLQRDRSGPQIRDKDNNPNQRKHLPFCAPVVLAQSVENVWTTCRINKQKRHLLEALWLSCGGAGMKVWLPLFPRDHRKPHSFLSRRIMLPFHINIYPLAVLFEDALVLGAVNDTVLYDCLYTQSSAREHLEVLFPFSIVERTSQIYLHHILRQLLVRNLGEQALLLAHSCATLPYFPHVLELMLHEVLEEEATSREPIPDPLLPTVAKFITEFPLFLQTVVHCARKTEYALWNYLFAAVGNPKDLFEECLMAQDLDTAASYLIILQNMEVPAVSRQHATLLFNTALEQGKWDLCRHMIRFLKAIGSGETETPPATPTTQEPSSSSGFEFFRHRSISLSQSAENLHSKFNLTKTLSMPSGPSGKRWSKDSDCAENMYIDMMLWRHARRLLEEIKLKDLGCFAAQLGFELIGWLCKERARAARVEDFVFALKKLHKDFLWPFPVIPASSINSPFKNGKYKTGVGEQLLKSQSADTFVNMEMDTGVSNTPRSRSWLGTISSSQREIDTASSHGPHMQDAFLSPLLSKVFLIGDECSIGSATDLTETSSMVDGDWTMVDENFSSLSLTQSELEHISLELASKGPHKSQVQLRYLLHIFMEAGCLDWCIIIGLILRESSVINQVFSIMQSSDIDGEICQNIKTGLHAVDKWASTDCPGYKPFLNIIKPQIQKLSEIAEEQIQPEAFQPVNPSKVTEQVNPRAEESRTSSSHGTNPQSDAGNSNASRHEEDKSKTEDEDSFQEGSYDCIVS; encoded by the exons ATGAAGAAAGTACTGGACTTGCAAGCCTCTATTACAAG TTTGCAGTCCATGTTAGAGGATCTACTTGTTGCTACTGCTGATGGATTTCTCCATCTCGTTCACTGGGATGGTATGACCAATGGAAGGAAGGCCATCAACCTATGTACAGTTCCATTTTCTGTGGACCTGCAGTCTTCTCGAG CAGGTTCATTTTTGGGCTTTGAAGATGTTTACATCAGAGATATGGAATACTGTGCCACACTTgatggttttgctgttgtttttaatgatgGCAGAGTTGGTTTCATTACACCAATGTCAAGTAGATTCACTGCTGAG CAGCTCCATGGTGTTTGGGCACAAGATGTGATTGATGGAACTTGTGTGGCAGTAAATAACAAATACAGGCTAATGGCATTTGGATGTGCCAA CGGCTCTGTGCAGGTTTATACAATAGATACCGCCACCGGCGCCATGCAGTTTTCTCATAAATTGGAGCTGACACCAAAACAATATCCTG ATATTTGGAATAAAACAGGACCTGTTAAACTAATCAGATGGTCACCTGATAGCTGCGTTGTGATGGTGACCTGGGAATGTGGAGGCTTGTCCTTATGGAGTGTTTTTGGTGCTCAGCTTATCTGTACTTTAGGAGGTGATTTTGC GTATCAGTCTGATGGTGCCAAAAAGGACCCTCTAAAGATCAGTTCTATG ACCTGGGGATCAGAAGGGTATCATCTGTGGGTTATTGATGGGAATCCTTCTACAAACATGAAGCCTGACAGAGATGCAAATAATGAAGCTCACCAGTTTGGTAttctgcagtttcatttcatCAAGAGTGCACTCACTGTCAATCCTTGTATG aGTAACCAGGAACAAGTCCTTCTTCAAGGAGAAGATCGCTTGTATTTGAACTGTGGAGATGCAACACAGGCTCAGAGTCCCAGAAGTACTTCAGCACGCTCTGAACATAAGCCTACCAGGGAAAGAGGCCCATTTTCAGATGGCAATTTAGATTCTCAGGGTTTAAGCACTTTACTAGGACACAGGCATTGGCATGTTGTACAG atTCATAGTACGTATCTAGAGAGCAACTGGCCTATAAGG TTTTCAGCTATTGACAAGCTTGGACAGAATGTAGCTGTTGTTGGCAAGTTTGGTTTTGCACATTATTCTTTACTTACCAAAAAGTGGAAGCTGTTTGGAAACATTACACAG GAGCAAAATATGATGGTAACAGGTGGCTTAGCATGGTGGAATGACTTCATTGTTCTTGCATGTTATAATTTAAATGATCATCAGGAAGAG CTGAGAATCTACCTGCGAACGTCTAATCTTGACAATGCATTTGCACACATCACCAAAGTGCAAGCAGACACGTTACTACTGAGTGTCTTCCGGGACATTATAATATTGTTCAGAGCAGATTGTTCCATTTGTCTTTACAGTATTGAGAGAAGACCTGAAGG tcttaACCCTACTGCTAGTATCCAAGTTCTCCAAGAAGTGTCCATGTCTCGGTATATTCCTCATCCTTTTCTTGTAGTGTCTGTTACATTGACATCAGTGAGGACAGAGACTGGCATCACCTTGAAGATGCCTCAGCAG GCTTGTGAAGCTGAAAGTATTATGCTAAACTTAGCAGGACAACTCATCATGCTGCAAAGGGATCGATCTGGGCCCCAGATACGAGATAAGGATAACAATCCTAATCAAAGGAAGCAT ctgccTTTTTGTGCTCCAGTTGTCCTAGCCCAGTCTGTTGAAAATGTATGGACTACTTGCAGGATCAACAAACAGAAACGCCACTTATTGGAGGCACTGTGGCTTAGCTGTGGTGGGGCAGGTATGAAAGTCTGGCTTCCCCTGTTTCCCAGAGACCATCGAAAACCACATTCCTTTCTGTCGAGACGGATCATGCTGCCTTTCCACATCAACATATACCCATTGGCTGTTTTGTTTGAAGATGCCTTGGTTCTTGGTGCTGTTAATGACACTGTGCTCTATGACTGTTTATACACTCAAAGCAGTGCTAGAGAACACTTAGAggttctctttcctttctccattgTTGAGAGAACCTCTCAGATCTACCTCCATCACATTTTACGCCAGCTCTTGGTTAGGAACCTCGGTGAACAGGCCTTGCTTTTGGCCCACTCCTGTGCCACGTTACCATACTTCCCTCACGTACTAGAACTGATGCTTCATGAAGTGCTGGAAGAAGAAGCTACCTCGCGGGAACCCATTCCCGATCCTCTGCTTCCTACTGTGGCGAAGTTCATTACAGAGTTCCCCCTCTTCCTGCAGACAGTTGTTCATTGTGCTAGGAAGACAGAATATGCCCTGTGGAATTacctttttgctgctgttggaaaCCCAAAGGACTTATTTGAAGAGTGCTTAATGGCCCAGGACTTGGACACAGCTGCCTCTTATCTTATTATCCTACAG AATATGGAGGTTCCAGCAGTTAGCAGACAACATGCTACTCTCCTATTTAATACTGCCTTAGAGCAGGGAAAGTGGGATCTTTGTCGTCACATGATCAGATTTCTTAAAGCCATTGGCTCTGGAGAAACAGAGACACCTCCAGCTACACCAACAACTCAG gaaCCAAGTTCAAGTAGTGGCTTTGAGTTCTTCAGACATCGCAGCATTAGTTTATCCCAATCAGCAGAGAATCTCCACAGCAAATTTAACTTGACAAAAACACTGAGTATGCCCTCTGGCCCATCTGGAAAAAG GTGGAGTAAAGACAGTGACTGTGCCGAGAACATGTACATTGACATGATGCTCTGGCGGCATGCTCGGCGCCTGCTAGAAGAAATCAAGCTGAAAGACCTTGGCTGCTTTGCTGCACAGTTAGGCTTTGAGCTGATCGGCTGGCTGTGCAAGGAGCGAGCCAGAGCTGCCCGCGTGGAGgattttgtttttgctttgaaaaagctCCACAAGGATTTCCTCTGGCCGTTTCCAGTCATACCGGCTTCGTCCATTAATTCACCTTTCAAGAATGGAAAGTACAAGACAG gtgttgGGGAGCAGCTGCTAAAATCTCAGTCTGCAGACACCTTTGTAAACATGGAAATGGACACAGGGGTTTCAAACACACCTCGGAGTCGCAGCTGGCTTGGCACTATCAGCTCCTCCCAGCGAGAGATTGACACAGCTTCATCCCATGGACCACACATGCAAGATGcattcctttctcctttgctaAGTAAAG TGTTTTTGATAGGTGACGAATGCAGCATTGGTTCAGCAACGGACCTGACTGAAACAAGTTCTATGGTGGATGGTGACTGGACCATGGTGGATGAAAACTTCTCCAGTCTAAGTTTAACTCAGTCAGAGCTTGAACATATCTCTCTAGAACTGGCTAGTAAAGGGCCGCACAAGTCACAGGTCCAGCTGCG GTACTTGCTACATATCTTCATGGAAGCAGGATGTCTGGATTGGTGTATTATCATAGGCCTTATCCTCAGAGAATCTTCTGTAATCAACCAGGTTTTCAGTATAATGCAATCCTCTGATATTGATGGAGAAATCTGTCAGAATATCAAGACTGGCCTACATGCTGTTGACAAATGGGCTTCTACAGATTG CCCCGGGTACAAGCCATTTCTAAATATCATCAAACCACAGATCCAGAAACTAAGTGAAATAGCAGAAGAGCAGATACAGCCTGAAGCTTTTCAGCCAGTGAATCCTTCTAAGGTTACTGAACAAGTGAACCCCAGAGCTGAGGAAAGCAGGACTTCATCTAGCCATGGCACTAATCCTCAGAGTGATGCTGGCAACAGCAATGCAAGCAGGCATGAAGAAGACAAGTCTAAGACAGAGGATGAGGATTCATTCCAAGAAGGCAGTTATGACTGTATTGTGTCTTAA
- the RIC1 gene encoding guanine nucleotide exchange factor subunit RIC1 isoform X5, whose translation MFLFQTANGYILFFEIPSVRDKYLYEPVYPKGSPHLKGTPHYKEEQCAPSLSLEMKKVLDLQASITSLQSMLEDLLVATADGFLHLVHWDGMTNGRKAINLCTVPFSVDLQSSRAGSFLGFEDVYIRDMEYCATLDGFAVVFNDGRVGFITPMSSRFTAEQLHGVWAQDVIDGTCVAVNNKYRLMAFGCANGSVQVYTIDTATGAMQFSHKLELTPKQYPDIWNKTGPVKLIRWSPDSCVVMVTWECGGLSLWSVFGAQLICTLGGDFAYQSDGAKKDPLKISSMTWGSEGYHLWVIDGNPSTNMKPDRDANNEAHQFGILQFHFIKSALTVNPCMSNQEQVLLQGEDRLYLNCGDATQAQSPRSTSARSEHKPTRERGPFSDGNLDSQGLSTLLGHRHWHVVQIHSTYLESNWPIRFSAIDKLGQNVAVVGKFGFAHYSLLTKKWKLFGNITQEQNMMVTGGLAWWNDFIVLACYNLNDHQEELRIYLRTSNLDNAFAHITKVQADTLLLSVFRDIIILFRADCSICLYSIERRPEGLNPTASIQVLQEVSMSRYIPHPFLVVSVTLTSVRTETGITLKMPQQACEAESIMLNLAGQLIMLQRDRSGPQIRDKDNNPNQRKHLPFCAPVVLAQSVENVWTTCRINKQKRHLLEALWLSCGGAGMKVWLPLFPRDHRKPHSFLSRRIMLPFHINIYPLAVLFEDALVLGAVNDTVLYDCLYTQSSAREHLEVLFPFSIVERTSQIYLHHILRQLLVRNLGEQALLLAHSCATLPYFPHVLELMLHEVLEEEATSREPIPDPLLPTVAKFITEFPLFLQTVVHCARKTEYALWNYLFAAVGNPKDLFEECLMAQDLDTAASYLIILQNMEVPAVSRQHATLLFNTALEQGKWDLCRHMIRFLKAIGSGETETPPATPTTQEPSSSSGFEFFRHRSISLSQSAENLHSKFNLTKTLSMPSGPSGKRWSKDSDCAENMYIDMMLWRHARRLLEEIKLKDLGCFAAQLGFELIGWLCKERARAARVEDFVFALKKLHKDFLWPFPVIPASSINSPFKNGKYKTGVGEQLLKSQSADTFVNMEMDTGVSNTPRSRSWLGTISSSQREIDTASSHGPHMQDAFLSPLLSKVFLIGDECSIGSATDLTETSSMVDGDWTMVDENFSSLSLTQSELEHISLELASKGPHKSQVQLRYLLHIFMEAGCLDWCIIIGLILRESSVINQVFSIMQSSDIDGEICQNIKTGLHAVDKWASTDCPGYKPFLNIIKPQIQKLSEIAEEQIQPEAFQPVNPSKVTEQVNPRAEESRTSSSHGTNPQSDAGNSNASRHEEDKSKTEDEDSFQEGSYDCIVS comes from the exons tgtttctttttcagactgcaAATGGATACATCTTATTTTTTGAAATCCCATCAGTAAGAGACAAGTATCTTTATGAGCCAGTGTATCCCAA AGGAAGCCCACATCTCAAGGGAACCCCACATTATAAGGAAGAACAATGTGCTCCTTCATTAAGTCTAGAAATGAAGAAAGTACTGGACTTGCAAGCCTCTATTACAAG TTTGCAGTCCATGTTAGAGGATCTACTTGTTGCTACTGCTGATGGATTTCTCCATCTCGTTCACTGGGATGGTATGACCAATGGAAGGAAGGCCATCAACCTATGTACAGTTCCATTTTCTGTGGACCTGCAGTCTTCTCGAG CAGGTTCATTTTTGGGCTTTGAAGATGTTTACATCAGAGATATGGAATACTGTGCCACACTTgatggttttgctgttgtttttaatgatgGCAGAGTTGGTTTCATTACACCAATGTCAAGTAGATTCACTGCTGAG CAGCTCCATGGTGTTTGGGCACAAGATGTGATTGATGGAACTTGTGTGGCAGTAAATAACAAATACAGGCTAATGGCATTTGGATGTGCCAA CGGCTCTGTGCAGGTTTATACAATAGATACCGCCACCGGCGCCATGCAGTTTTCTCATAAATTGGAGCTGACACCAAAACAATATCCTG ATATTTGGAATAAAACAGGACCTGTTAAACTAATCAGATGGTCACCTGATAGCTGCGTTGTGATGGTGACCTGGGAATGTGGAGGCTTGTCCTTATGGAGTGTTTTTGGTGCTCAGCTTATCTGTACTTTAGGAGGTGATTTTGC GTATCAGTCTGATGGTGCCAAAAAGGACCCTCTAAAGATCAGTTCTATG ACCTGGGGATCAGAAGGGTATCATCTGTGGGTTATTGATGGGAATCCTTCTACAAACATGAAGCCTGACAGAGATGCAAATAATGAAGCTCACCAGTTTGGTAttctgcagtttcatttcatCAAGAGTGCACTCACTGTCAATCCTTGTATG aGTAACCAGGAACAAGTCCTTCTTCAAGGAGAAGATCGCTTGTATTTGAACTGTGGAGATGCAACACAGGCTCAGAGTCCCAGAAGTACTTCAGCACGCTCTGAACATAAGCCTACCAGGGAAAGAGGCCCATTTTCAGATGGCAATTTAGATTCTCAGGGTTTAAGCACTTTACTAGGACACAGGCATTGGCATGTTGTACAG atTCATAGTACGTATCTAGAGAGCAACTGGCCTATAAGG TTTTCAGCTATTGACAAGCTTGGACAGAATGTAGCTGTTGTTGGCAAGTTTGGTTTTGCACATTATTCTTTACTTACCAAAAAGTGGAAGCTGTTTGGAAACATTACACAG GAGCAAAATATGATGGTAACAGGTGGCTTAGCATGGTGGAATGACTTCATTGTTCTTGCATGTTATAATTTAAATGATCATCAGGAAGAG CTGAGAATCTACCTGCGAACGTCTAATCTTGACAATGCATTTGCACACATCACCAAAGTGCAAGCAGACACGTTACTACTGAGTGTCTTCCGGGACATTATAATATTGTTCAGAGCAGATTGTTCCATTTGTCTTTACAGTATTGAGAGAAGACCTGAAGG tcttaACCCTACTGCTAGTATCCAAGTTCTCCAAGAAGTGTCCATGTCTCGGTATATTCCTCATCCTTTTCTTGTAGTGTCTGTTACATTGACATCAGTGAGGACAGAGACTGGCATCACCTTGAAGATGCCTCAGCAG GCTTGTGAAGCTGAAAGTATTATGCTAAACTTAGCAGGACAACTCATCATGCTGCAAAGGGATCGATCTGGGCCCCAGATACGAGATAAGGATAACAATCCTAATCAAAGGAAGCAT ctgccTTTTTGTGCTCCAGTTGTCCTAGCCCAGTCTGTTGAAAATGTATGGACTACTTGCAGGATCAACAAACAGAAACGCCACTTATTGGAGGCACTGTGGCTTAGCTGTGGTGGGGCAGGTATGAAAGTCTGGCTTCCCCTGTTTCCCAGAGACCATCGAAAACCACATTCCTTTCTGTCGAGACGGATCATGCTGCCTTTCCACATCAACATATACCCATTGGCTGTTTTGTTTGAAGATGCCTTGGTTCTTGGTGCTGTTAATGACACTGTGCTCTATGACTGTTTATACACTCAAAGCAGTGCTAGAGAACACTTAGAggttctctttcctttctccattgTTGAGAGAACCTCTCAGATCTACCTCCATCACATTTTACGCCAGCTCTTGGTTAGGAACCTCGGTGAACAGGCCTTGCTTTTGGCCCACTCCTGTGCCACGTTACCATACTTCCCTCACGTACTAGAACTGATGCTTCATGAAGTGCTGGAAGAAGAAGCTACCTCGCGGGAACCCATTCCCGATCCTCTGCTTCCTACTGTGGCGAAGTTCATTACAGAGTTCCCCCTCTTCCTGCAGACAGTTGTTCATTGTGCTAGGAAGACAGAATATGCCCTGTGGAATTacctttttgctgctgttggaaaCCCAAAGGACTTATTTGAAGAGTGCTTAATGGCCCAGGACTTGGACACAGCTGCCTCTTATCTTATTATCCTACAG AATATGGAGGTTCCAGCAGTTAGCAGACAACATGCTACTCTCCTATTTAATACTGCCTTAGAGCAGGGAAAGTGGGATCTTTGTCGTCACATGATCAGATTTCTTAAAGCCATTGGCTCTGGAGAAACAGAGACACCTCCAGCTACACCAACAACTCAG gaaCCAAGTTCAAGTAGTGGCTTTGAGTTCTTCAGACATCGCAGCATTAGTTTATCCCAATCAGCAGAGAATCTCCACAGCAAATTTAACTTGACAAAAACACTGAGTATGCCCTCTGGCCCATCTGGAAAAAG GTGGAGTAAAGACAGTGACTGTGCCGAGAACATGTACATTGACATGATGCTCTGGCGGCATGCTCGGCGCCTGCTAGAAGAAATCAAGCTGAAAGACCTTGGCTGCTTTGCTGCACAGTTAGGCTTTGAGCTGATCGGCTGGCTGTGCAAGGAGCGAGCCAGAGCTGCCCGCGTGGAGgattttgtttttgctttgaaaaagctCCACAAGGATTTCCTCTGGCCGTTTCCAGTCATACCGGCTTCGTCCATTAATTCACCTTTCAAGAATGGAAAGTACAAGACAG gtgttgGGGAGCAGCTGCTAAAATCTCAGTCTGCAGACACCTTTGTAAACATGGAAATGGACACAGGGGTTTCAAACACACCTCGGAGTCGCAGCTGGCTTGGCACTATCAGCTCCTCCCAGCGAGAGATTGACACAGCTTCATCCCATGGACCACACATGCAAGATGcattcctttctcctttgctaAGTAAAG TGTTTTTGATAGGTGACGAATGCAGCATTGGTTCAGCAACGGACCTGACTGAAACAAGTTCTATGGTGGATGGTGACTGGACCATGGTGGATGAAAACTTCTCCAGTCTAAGTTTAACTCAGTCAGAGCTTGAACATATCTCTCTAGAACTGGCTAGTAAAGGGCCGCACAAGTCACAGGTCCAGCTGCG GTACTTGCTACATATCTTCATGGAAGCAGGATGTCTGGATTGGTGTATTATCATAGGCCTTATCCTCAGAGAATCTTCTGTAATCAACCAGGTTTTCAGTATAATGCAATCCTCTGATATTGATGGAGAAATCTGTCAGAATATCAAGACTGGCCTACATGCTGTTGACAAATGGGCTTCTACAGATTG CCCCGGGTACAAGCCATTTCTAAATATCATCAAACCACAGATCCAGAAACTAAGTGAAATAGCAGAAGAGCAGATACAGCCTGAAGCTTTTCAGCCAGTGAATCCTTCTAAGGTTACTGAACAAGTGAACCCCAGAGCTGAGGAAAGCAGGACTTCATCTAGCCATGGCACTAATCCTCAGAGTGATGCTGGCAACAGCAATGCAAGCAGGCATGAAGAAGACAAGTCTAAGACAGAGGATGAGGATTCATTCCAAGAAGGCAGTTATGACTGTATTGTGTCTTAA